The Impatiens glandulifera chromosome 3, dImpGla2.1, whole genome shotgun sequence genome contains a region encoding:
- the LOC124930353 gene encoding auxin-induced protein 15A-like — MGLTSIAQAKHRLQRTLSPRTIRAVSEATNGDQVPKGCFPVYVGEFHRRFVVPISLLKHPVFQELLHLAEEEFGFDYSTNSGALMIPCSESYFLSLTSSL; from the coding sequence atggGTCTAACATCAATAGCTCAAGCTAAACATAGGCTCCAAAGGACTCTCTCACCGAGAACCATTAGAGCTGTTTCAGAAGCCACAAATGGAGATCAAGTACCAAAAGGGTGTTTCCCAGTTTATGTTGGTGAATTCCACAGAAGATTTGTAGTACCAATATCTCTCCTCAAACACCCTGTTTTTCAAGAGTTGTTGCATTTAGCTGAGGAAGAATTCGGGTTCGATTATTCGACTAATTCAGGAGCTCTGATGATTCCTTGCAGTGAAAGTTACTTCCTTAGCCTCACTTCTTCTTTGTAA
- the LOC124932973 gene encoding auxin-responsive protein SAUR23-like, whose protein sequence is MGIRLPSMIFSQAKQILKLQPSQTRNQSDVPKGHLAVYVGEIQKKRFIVPISYLNHPSFQALLRRAEEEFGFNHPMGGLTIPCKEEAFLDLTSQLHH, encoded by the coding sequence ATGGGTATCCGTTTGCCATCAATGATATTTTCTCAAGCAAAGCAAATTCTGAAGCTGCAACCGTCTCAAACTAGGAACCAGTCCGATGTCCCAAAAGGTCATTTGGCAGTTTATGTGGGAGAGATTCAAAAGAAGAGATTCATTGTTCCAATATCATACTTGAATCATCCATCATTTCAAGCCTTGTTAAGAAGGGCAGAAGAAGAGTTTGGATTTAATCATCCTATGGGAGGTCTAACTATCCCTTGCAAAGAAGAAGCTTTTCTTGATCTCACATCTCAGTTACATCACTAA